One window of Arthrobacter oryzae genomic DNA carries:
- a CDS encoding bifunctional dTDP-4-dehydrorhamnose 3,5-epimerase family protein/NAD(P)-dependent oxidoreductase: MSIEFSKKLTAHETPIPGVVLYDLPVHGDNRGWFKENWQREKMVALGLPDFRPVQNNISFNEKAGTTRGIHAEPWDKFISVASGRIFGAWVDLREGPSFGAVFTAELDPSQAIFIPRGVGNAFQTLEDNTAYTYLVNDHWSADAQGQYTFLNLADETAAISWPVPLDEAELSDKDKAHPRLADVVPMPAKKILVVGADGQLGKALRELYDGDATVEFAGRAGFDLASETAFTERNWKNYSTIVNAAAYTAVDTAETAEGRAAAWAVNVAAVSRLARTAVEHDLTLVHVSSDYVFDGVRESHDETEPFTPLGVYGQTKAAGDAVVSVVPRHYIVRTSWVIGEGNNFVRTMASLAGRGIEPSVVNDQIGRLSFTGDIAAGIRHLLESGAAYGTYNLSNDGEPQSWADIAADVYELSGKPRTAVTGVSTEEYFKGKPAAPRPLNSVLDLAKIRSTGFEPASAQSRLKEYLS, from the coding sequence ATGTCGATCGAGTTCTCCAAGAAGCTGACCGCGCACGAAACCCCGATTCCCGGCGTCGTCCTTTATGACCTGCCGGTCCACGGTGACAACCGTGGCTGGTTCAAGGAAAACTGGCAGCGGGAGAAAATGGTGGCACTCGGGCTGCCGGACTTCCGCCCGGTGCAGAACAACATCTCGTTCAACGAAAAAGCCGGCACCACCCGCGGCATCCACGCGGAGCCGTGGGACAAGTTCATCTCGGTGGCGAGCGGCCGGATCTTCGGCGCCTGGGTTGACCTGCGCGAGGGCCCGTCCTTCGGCGCCGTGTTCACCGCGGAACTGGACCCCAGCCAGGCAATCTTCATTCCCCGCGGTGTGGGCAATGCCTTCCAGACCCTGGAGGACAACACGGCCTACACCTACCTCGTCAACGACCACTGGTCCGCGGACGCCCAGGGCCAGTACACCTTCCTGAACCTCGCCGACGAAACCGCCGCCATCTCCTGGCCCGTCCCGCTGGACGAAGCCGAGCTCTCCGACAAGGACAAGGCCCACCCCCGCCTCGCGGACGTCGTGCCCATGCCGGCGAAGAAAATCCTCGTGGTCGGCGCCGACGGCCAGCTCGGCAAGGCACTGCGGGAACTGTACGACGGCGACGCAACCGTTGAGTTCGCCGGCCGCGCCGGCTTCGACCTCGCCAGCGAAACCGCCTTCACGGAGCGCAACTGGAAGAACTACTCGACGATCGTCAACGCCGCGGCCTACACCGCCGTCGACACAGCGGAAACCGCGGAAGGCCGGGCAGCGGCCTGGGCCGTGAACGTCGCCGCCGTCTCACGGCTGGCCCGCACCGCCGTCGAACATGACCTCACCCTGGTGCACGTGTCCTCGGACTACGTCTTTGACGGCGTCCGCGAGAGCCACGACGAGACTGAACCGTTCACCCCGCTGGGTGTGTACGGCCAGACCAAGGCAGCCGGCGACGCCGTTGTCAGCGTGGTTCCCCGCCACTACATCGTGCGGACCAGCTGGGTCATCGGTGAAGGCAACAACTTCGTCCGCACCATGGCGTCCCTCGCCGGCCGCGGCATCGAACCGTCCGTGGTCAACGACCAGATCGGCCGGCTCAGCTTCACCGGAGACATCGCGGCCGGGATCCGGCACCTCCTGGAGTCCGGCGCCGCCTACGGCACGTACAACCTGAGCAACGACGGCGAACCGCAGTCCTGGGCCGACATCGCCGCGGACGTGTACGAGCTCTCCGGAAAGCCTCGGACCGCCGTCACCGGCGTCAGCACCGAAGAATACTTCAAAGGCAAGCCTGCCGCCCCCCGCCCCCTGAACAGCGTCCTGGACCTGGCTAAAATACGGTCAACAGGCTTTGAGCCTGCCAGCGCGCAGAGCAGGCTGAAAGAGTACTTGAGCTAG
- a CDS encoding DUF2304 domain-containing protein, with the protein MLIIVQIVLVAAVMVVSLALMRGGSNARHLAVRRILLMIFAVVAALSVFFPEALTRVAGFLGIGRGTDLVLYGAVVSLFVFMATTYQRFRHAENALTKLSRRIAIDEAEKPGQLS; encoded by the coding sequence TTGCTAATCATTGTCCAAATTGTCCTCGTCGCTGCCGTCATGGTGGTTTCGCTCGCCCTGATGCGCGGCGGTTCCAACGCCCGGCACCTGGCGGTACGCCGCATCCTGCTGATGATCTTCGCAGTCGTGGCGGCGCTCTCGGTGTTCTTTCCCGAGGCCCTTACCCGGGTTGCGGGGTTCCTTGGCATCGGACGAGGAACCGACCTGGTGCTCTACGGCGCAGTGGTGTCCCTGTTCGTCTTCATGGCAACGACCTACCAGCGCTTCCGCCACGCAGAGAACGCGCTCACCAAGCTCTCGCGGCGCATCGCAATTGATGAAGCCGAGAAACCAGGGCAGCTGAGCTAG
- a CDS encoding glycosyltransferase family 2 protein produces MSRTWIVIPMYNEATVVGSVIEGLRKQFPYVVCVDDGSTDGSQEKARAAGAVVVQHPINLGQGAALQTGIEFALQDPELECIVTFDADGQHRVDDAKAMVERVKSGEAEIILGSRFLDDRTKLSPAKRLVLKTAAIQSRLATGMNLTDAHNGLRAFNPRVASNIHLTQNRMAHASELVNQLARLKPKYAEHPVEIIYTDYSKSKGQSLLNSVNIVAELFFK; encoded by the coding sequence GTGAGTCGCACCTGGATCGTCATCCCCATGTACAACGAGGCTACTGTCGTAGGTTCGGTCATCGAGGGTCTGCGGAAGCAGTTCCCCTACGTCGTTTGCGTTGATGACGGCAGCACCGACGGGTCGCAGGAGAAGGCCCGGGCAGCCGGCGCGGTCGTTGTCCAGCACCCCATCAACCTGGGCCAGGGTGCAGCCCTGCAGACCGGCATCGAGTTTGCCCTGCAGGATCCGGAACTGGAATGCATCGTAACGTTCGACGCCGACGGCCAGCACCGGGTTGACGACGCGAAGGCCATGGTGGAACGGGTTAAATCGGGGGAGGCCGAAATCATCCTCGGTTCCCGCTTCCTGGACGACCGCACCAAACTTTCACCCGCGAAGCGGCTCGTTCTCAAAACGGCTGCCATTCAGTCCAGGCTTGCCACGGGGATGAACCTGACGGATGCGCACAACGGGCTGCGCGCCTTCAACCCCCGCGTTGCCTCCAACATCCACCTCACCCAGAACCGGATGGCCCACGCTTCCGAGTTGGTGAACCAGCTGGCGAGGCTCAAGCCGAAGTATGCGGAGCACCCCGTGGAAATCATCTACACGGACTATTCCAAGTCCAAGGGACAGTCCCTGCTGAACTCGGTCAACATCGTGGCCGAACTGTTCTTCAAATAG
- a CDS encoding glycosyltransferase family 2 protein, translating into MPLDIFVPYWGDPALLKETVESVFAQTNGDWVLTVIDDCYPDPSVKEYFATIEDERVSYQRNESNKGITENYRTCVSQATQDLMVILGCDDVLLPNYVDVVLQAHRDFPDASVIQPGVQVIDETGRVVRSLADSVKRKFVGPKTNATTVLAGESLAVSLLGGNWLYWPSLAFRTDAIRKVSFRDGLPIVQDLALVMDIVLQGGSLVHVPTLAFSYRRHSASASAATLTDGTRFAGDREYAQIAEDLCRAKGWKKAAVAARVRWTSRLHAVTLMPGALLSRNPKAVKATFRHAFGH; encoded by the coding sequence ATGCCGCTCGATATTTTTGTACCGTACTGGGGCGATCCTGCGCTGCTGAAGGAAACCGTTGAGAGCGTCTTTGCACAGACCAACGGAGACTGGGTACTTACCGTCATCGATGATTGCTACCCCGACCCCTCCGTCAAGGAATACTTCGCGACCATTGAGGATGAACGGGTCTCCTACCAGCGGAACGAATCCAACAAGGGCATTACCGAGAACTACCGCACCTGCGTTTCCCAGGCCACCCAGGACCTCATGGTGATCCTGGGCTGCGATGATGTACTGCTGCCCAACTACGTTGACGTCGTGCTGCAGGCCCACCGCGATTTCCCGGACGCCTCCGTGATTCAGCCCGGAGTCCAGGTCATCGATGAAACAGGGCGGGTTGTCCGGTCGCTCGCGGACTCCGTTAAGCGGAAGTTCGTGGGACCCAAAACCAACGCCACAACAGTCCTGGCCGGGGAATCCCTCGCGGTCAGCCTCTTGGGCGGCAACTGGCTGTACTGGCCTTCTCTCGCTTTCCGGACCGACGCAATCCGCAAGGTCAGCTTCCGCGACGGCCTGCCCATCGTGCAGGATCTGGCACTGGTCATGGACATTGTGCTGCAGGGCGGATCGCTGGTTCACGTCCCGACACTGGCGTTCTCCTACCGCCGGCACTCCGCAAGTGCCTCGGCTGCGACGTTGACCGATGGAACCCGTTTCGCCGGCGACCGGGAGTACGCGCAAATTGCGGAGGACCTCTGCCGGGCCAAGGGCTGGAAGAAGGCCGCGGTGGCAGCCCGCGTCCGCTGGACCTCGCGCCTGCACGCCGTCACGCTGATGCCCGGCGCCCTGCTCTCCCGCAATCCGAAAGCCGTCAAGGCCACCTTCAGGCACGCCTTCGGTCACTGA
- the rfbB gene encoding dTDP-glucose 4,6-dehydratase — protein MQKLLVTGGAGFIGSNFVHYVLENTEDHVTVLDKLTYAGNLESLRGLPEDRFRFVQGDICDAALVDTLVADADVVVHYAAESHNDNSLHDPRPFLDTNIIGTYTLIEAARKHNKRFHHISTDEVYGDLELDDPERFSESTPYNPSSPYSSTKAGSDLLVRAWVRSFGLQATISNCSNNYGPYQHVEKFIPRQITNVIDGIRPKLYGKGENVRDWIHANDHSSAVLAIIDKGIIGETYLIGADGEKNNKDVVELILEHMGQPRDAYDHVVDRPGHDLRYAIDSAKLRTELGWEPKFSNFDAGIEDTIAWYRDNENWWRPQKARTEAKYKEQGQ, from the coding sequence ATGCAGAAACTCCTTGTCACCGGCGGCGCCGGCTTCATCGGTTCGAATTTTGTCCACTACGTTCTGGAGAACACCGAGGACCACGTCACTGTCCTGGACAAGCTGACATACGCAGGGAACCTGGAATCCCTCAGGGGGCTCCCCGAGGACCGCTTCCGCTTCGTGCAGGGTGATATCTGCGACGCCGCCCTGGTGGACACGCTAGTGGCCGACGCGGACGTTGTGGTGCATTACGCCGCCGAATCGCACAATGACAACTCCCTGCATGACCCCCGCCCGTTCCTGGACACGAACATCATCGGCACCTACACGCTGATCGAAGCCGCCCGGAAGCACAACAAGCGTTTCCACCACATCTCCACCGACGAGGTCTACGGCGACCTGGAACTCGATGACCCGGAACGGTTCAGCGAGTCCACCCCGTACAACCCCTCCAGCCCGTACTCCTCCACCAAGGCCGGTTCCGACCTGCTGGTCCGGGCCTGGGTGCGGTCCTTCGGGCTGCAGGCCACCATCAGCAACTGCTCCAACAACTACGGCCCGTACCAGCACGTGGAGAAGTTCATCCCGCGCCAGATTACCAACGTGATCGACGGGATCCGCCCCAAGCTCTACGGCAAGGGCGAGAACGTCCGCGACTGGATCCACGCCAACGACCACTCCTCGGCCGTGCTGGCGATCATCGACAAGGGCATCATCGGCGAGACCTACCTGATCGGCGCCGACGGCGAGAAGAACAACAAGGACGTCGTCGAGCTCATCCTCGAGCACATGGGCCAGCCCCGGGACGCCTACGACCACGTCGTGGACCGGCCCGGCCACGACCTGCGCTACGCCATCGACTCCGCCAAGCTCCGCACCGAGCTCGGCTGGGAACCGAAATTCTCCAACTTCGACGCCGGCATCGAGGACACCATCGCCTGGTACCGCGACAACGAAAACTGGTGGCGCCCGCAAAAAGCCCGGACTGAAGCCAAATACAAGGAACAGGGCCAATAG
- a CDS encoding lipopolysaccharide biosynthesis protein, which yields MTHTEGRAPQKSTIAARQAASVGLASIASAAAGYLVIWFVPRVLSKADNAEFLAFWSALFLMFGILGGLQTEIIRYVTASGTDSAAHSRGGTGRRRTVPLFAVVFGIAAGVAIVLAVTSLLWGRAVLGPHWAVLVLVLAGACVAFSVHAALAGVLSGRHLWGSFSALVAAESVFRLVLVLAVGLLAGSTAGVAAAAAAGALAWALMAVFSPQLRSAFSMPLAVPVRDFARKVGHASISTAASASLVVGFPILYRITTPADVYLASAPLLLAILLTRAPLMVPLGTFQSVAIAHFVRHRDRGLGALRPVALAIAGVALVGALAAYFLGPWLMVLLFGPEYHVAAWVLAGLTAAASVLALLTLTGGMCVALNRHRVSSVGWVSAGALTLLVLLLPLDADLRAVLSLLTGPLLGVCIHTVALSRRTAVPQA from the coding sequence ATGACTCACACGGAAGGGCGGGCACCGCAGAAGTCGACTATTGCTGCGCGCCAGGCGGCTTCCGTCGGGTTGGCGTCAATCGCCTCTGCGGCTGCCGGGTACCTGGTCATCTGGTTTGTGCCACGGGTCCTGAGCAAGGCCGACAACGCCGAGTTCCTGGCCTTTTGGTCCGCACTCTTTCTGATGTTCGGTATTCTCGGCGGCCTGCAAACGGAGATCATTCGGTACGTAACCGCCTCGGGGACCGACTCCGCCGCCCATTCCCGCGGCGGCACTGGGCGGCGCCGGACCGTTCCTTTGTTCGCGGTGGTCTTCGGAATCGCCGCCGGGGTCGCAATTGTCCTGGCAGTGACGTCGCTACTGTGGGGACGCGCGGTGCTCGGGCCGCACTGGGCGGTGCTGGTTCTTGTCCTCGCCGGTGCCTGCGTGGCTTTCTCGGTCCATGCCGCACTGGCAGGCGTCCTCAGCGGCCGGCACCTCTGGGGAAGTTTTTCGGCGCTGGTCGCCGCCGAGTCCGTCTTCCGTCTGGTCCTCGTGCTCGCTGTCGGCCTGCTGGCGGGATCTACAGCCGGGGTGGCGGCCGCGGCGGCGGCAGGGGCCCTCGCCTGGGCGCTGATGGCAGTCTTCAGCCCTCAGCTCCGGTCAGCGTTCAGCATGCCGCTGGCCGTCCCCGTCAGGGACTTTGCGCGGAAAGTGGGCCACGCCAGCATATCGACTGCTGCCAGCGCATCGCTCGTTGTCGGCTTCCCGATCCTTTACAGGATTACGACTCCCGCGGACGTCTATCTGGCGTCGGCTCCGCTGCTTCTTGCGATTCTGCTGACCAGGGCGCCGCTGATGGTTCCGCTCGGAACGTTCCAGAGCGTCGCAATCGCCCATTTCGTCCGTCACCGGGACCGGGGGCTTGGTGCATTGCGGCCGGTCGCCCTCGCCATTGCCGGCGTCGCCCTGGTGGGTGCCTTGGCGGCGTACTTCCTGGGACCCTGGCTAATGGTCCTGCTGTTCGGTCCGGAGTACCACGTCGCGGCGTGGGTCCTCGCCGGATTGACTGCCGCCGCCTCTGTGCTGGCTCTTCTGACACTCACCGGCGGTATGTGCGTAGCACTCAACCGCCACAGGGTGTCTTCTGTCGGCTGGGTGAGCGCAGGGGCCCTGACCCTGCTGGTCCTGCTGCTGCCATTGGACGCCGACCTCCGTGCCGTCCTGTCCCTGCTGACGGGCCCGCTGCTGGGCGTGTGCATCCACACCGTGGCGTTGTCACGCCGCACTGCTGTGCCACAGGCGTAG
- a CDS encoding GH25 family lysozyme: MLAKLKAAQGAHGAHMGQGLEQKLGIRATTESSGTSTEATYMPPGIQGLDVSSHQGNVNWQEQRNMGALFAYAKASEALSYLNPYFASQYNGSRSVGMIRGAYHFAIPNVSSGAAQAHYFAANGGAWSGDGTTLPPLLDIEYNPYPELGNTCYNMSQSQMVSWIADFSNTLYTRTGRYPAIYTTTDWWTQCTGNSPAFKNQPLHIASYRTVSPGVLPAGWTKYDIWQYSSLGPFAGDSNVFSGSYAELQALATGFDPVLNKYNSMGGASSRLGVQTLPLYCGLPAGGCYRQYAGGQIIWHPNTGAKAVYFSSIGGTWRGWGGVDGRLGYPKTDETCSATACSQAFVGGEVYWSTSTNAAAVFNGGIGARWRAMGGTSGTLGYPTASETCSASACSQTFQGGKILWTALTGSWALTSGDIATAWEALGGETSRLGYPTNNKTCTDTSCVQSFQGGTMVWTGATGAVPVWRTSIGSKWQADGGLSGLVGAPRSAESCEGSVCRQLFVNGQIFWTPESGTRTIVDGEIAKKWTALQAEKGRFGSPISDTNFCDGKECFQDFEAGRILKDPTATAPAFGVLRGTGIGSLWAAMGSENARLSYPVTDESCAGSTCKQSFRGGTIYWTPATGQWAVYNGSIGGLWRTLGAENARLGYPVSNETCLVSSCRQSFAGGDILWSATTGTAAVYSGGIGSLWRSLGSESGRLGFPTTTETCAATSCTQLFAGGEILWASGVGMGAVYNSGIGGVWRANGAQQGFFGFPTSTETCTADVCVQYFKGGSIKWSATAGYAITRY, from the coding sequence ATGCTGGCCAAGCTCAAAGCCGCCCAGGGGGCCCATGGCGCGCACATGGGCCAGGGGCTCGAGCAGAAGCTGGGCATCAGGGCAACCACCGAGTCAAGCGGGACCTCAACCGAGGCCACCTACATGCCGCCCGGCATCCAGGGACTCGACGTCAGCAGCCATCAGGGAAACGTGAACTGGCAGGAGCAGCGCAACATGGGTGCGCTGTTCGCCTACGCCAAGGCGTCAGAAGCCCTCAGCTATCTCAACCCCTACTTTGCCAGCCAGTACAACGGATCCCGTAGCGTCGGAATGATCCGGGGCGCTTACCACTTCGCGATCCCGAATGTTTCGTCCGGCGCCGCGCAGGCACATTATTTCGCCGCCAACGGCGGTGCCTGGAGCGGCGACGGAACCACCCTGCCGCCCCTGCTGGATATTGAATACAACCCGTACCCCGAACTCGGCAACACCTGCTACAACATGTCGCAAAGCCAGATGGTTTCCTGGATTGCAGACTTCTCCAACACCCTGTATACCCGGACAGGCCGCTATCCCGCGATCTACACCACCACCGACTGGTGGACCCAATGCACGGGGAACAGCCCGGCGTTCAAGAACCAGCCGCTCCACATCGCGTCATACCGCACCGTCTCACCTGGCGTGCTGCCGGCCGGTTGGACCAAATACGATATCTGGCAGTACAGCAGCCTAGGCCCGTTCGCCGGCGATTCAAATGTCTTCAGCGGCAGCTACGCCGAACTCCAGGCACTCGCAACCGGCTTCGATCCTGTCCTCAACAAGTACAACTCGATGGGCGGCGCGTCCAGCCGGCTGGGAGTCCAGACGCTTCCGCTGTACTGCGGCCTGCCAGCCGGCGGGTGCTACCGCCAGTATGCCGGCGGCCAGATTATCTGGCATCCGAACACCGGGGCGAAGGCCGTCTATTTCAGCTCCATCGGCGGCACGTGGCGTGGCTGGGGCGGAGTGGACGGTCGCCTTGGGTACCCGAAGACGGATGAAACCTGTTCGGCAACAGCCTGTTCGCAGGCCTTCGTTGGCGGCGAAGTGTACTGGTCGACGTCAACGAACGCCGCAGCGGTCTTCAACGGCGGAATCGGCGCACGATGGCGGGCCATGGGTGGCACCTCCGGAACACTGGGCTACCCCACAGCCTCCGAGACCTGTTCCGCCTCCGCCTGCAGCCAGACGTTCCAAGGTGGAAAGATCCTGTGGACAGCCTTAACGGGCTCCTGGGCGCTCACCTCCGGAGACATTGCAACGGCCTGGGAGGCCCTGGGCGGCGAAACCAGCCGGCTCGGCTACCCCACCAACAACAAAACGTGCACCGACACCTCATGCGTCCAGAGCTTCCAGGGCGGAACGATGGTCTGGACCGGCGCCACCGGCGCGGTTCCGGTCTGGCGCACGTCCATTGGAAGCAAATGGCAGGCCGACGGCGGACTCTCCGGCCTGGTCGGGGCGCCCCGGTCAGCCGAAAGCTGCGAGGGCTCAGTCTGCCGCCAGCTTTTCGTCAACGGCCAGATCTTCTGGACCCCGGAGTCCGGGACGCGGACCATCGTCGACGGTGAAATCGCCAAGAAATGGACCGCGCTCCAAGCCGAGAAGGGGCGCTTCGGCAGTCCCATCAGCGACACCAACTTCTGTGACGGAAAGGAGTGCTTCCAGGACTTCGAGGCGGGCCGGATCCTCAAGGACCCCACCGCTACCGCCCCTGCATTCGGAGTGCTCCGCGGTACGGGTATCGGGTCCTTGTGGGCAGCCATGGGCAGCGAGAACGCCCGCCTGAGCTACCCTGTCACCGATGAATCCTGCGCCGGCAGCACCTGCAAGCAGTCCTTCCGCGGCGGCACCATCTACTGGACACCCGCCACCGGACAGTGGGCCGTATACAACGGCAGCATCGGCGGCCTCTGGCGGACCCTCGGAGCCGAGAACGCACGGCTGGGCTACCCCGTCAGCAACGAAACCTGCCTGGTCAGCTCCTGCCGCCAGAGTTTCGCCGGCGGAGACATTCTCTGGTCCGCCACCACCGGTACTGCCGCTGTGTACTCCGGTGGCATCGGATCGTTGTGGCGCTCACTTGGGTCCGAATCGGGCCGTCTCGGGTTCCCCACGACGACGGAAACTTGCGCAGCAACCTCGTGCACCCAGTTGTTCGCTGGCGGCGAGATCCTCTGGGCGTCGGGCGTGGGCATGGGCGCTGTCTACAACAGCGGCATCGGCGGCGTATGGCGGGCGAACGGAGCCCAGCAAGGCTTCTTCGGATTCCCCACCAGCACCGAAACCTGCACCGCGGATGTTTGCGTGCAGTACTTCAAGGGCGGCTCAATCAAGTGGAGTGCAACGGCGGGTTACGCCATTACCCGCTATTGA
- a CDS encoding acyltransferase family protein: MEETSATSPDTRTPSVASGATGRAGQPVSGPRWGKALDPRNNSMNMIRLGLAALVLFAHSFYLAGAGEGPHFRGENLGGWAVAGFFALSGYLITGSRFTNGLGEYLVHRVARIYPAFLACLAVTVLVFAPLGFLRQNGTLTGYWTTETTPLRFVFSNLFLEMKNYDVAFTPATVPFAGSWNGSLWSLYYEFLCYLIIAAIGGLAWVRRSPVPLALAFGASVAVYANLPSIMPLLQDTDFSLLAKLLPFFLGGALVQSVSKWIGLHWAAGIGSLAAAALCIFAVPVWGGQLAGPFIAYGLLWVSSVLPSPKLIRVHDVSYGFYIYAWPVQQLLALYGVHNRGMAVYILASAAGTLVLATLSWLLVERPVMRAVRRRRKASTPSAVPPAAPAETAKEPVSVPAETPAEAGITTAGRR, encoded by the coding sequence GTGGAGGAGACCTCCGCTACATCGCCAGACACGCGAACGCCTTCCGTCGCTTCCGGCGCCACTGGCCGGGCCGGGCAGCCGGTTTCCGGACCGCGGTGGGGCAAGGCGCTGGACCCGCGCAACAACAGCATGAACATGATCCGGCTGGGCCTGGCTGCCTTGGTGCTCTTTGCCCACAGCTTTTACCTGGCTGGAGCAGGGGAGGGGCCCCATTTTCGCGGTGAAAACCTGGGCGGCTGGGCCGTAGCGGGCTTCTTTGCCCTCAGCGGTTACCTCATCACAGGCAGCCGCTTTACCAACGGCCTTGGCGAGTACCTTGTACACCGCGTCGCCAGGATTTATCCCGCATTCCTGGCGTGCCTCGCCGTCACGGTCCTGGTGTTCGCTCCGCTCGGATTTCTCCGCCAGAACGGCACATTGACCGGTTACTGGACCACGGAAACCACGCCGCTCCGGTTCGTCTTTTCCAATCTGTTCCTGGAGATGAAGAACTACGATGTGGCCTTCACCCCGGCGACCGTTCCCTTTGCCGGCTCGTGGAACGGGTCTCTCTGGAGCCTCTATTACGAGTTCCTGTGCTATTTGATCATCGCGGCAATCGGTGGGCTGGCCTGGGTCCGCCGCTCACCGGTGCCGCTCGCGCTGGCATTCGGGGCAAGCGTCGCAGTCTACGCGAACCTGCCGTCCATCATGCCCCTGCTGCAGGACACCGATTTCTCCCTGCTGGCTAAGTTGCTTCCGTTCTTCCTCGGCGGAGCCCTGGTTCAGTCGGTGTCCAAGTGGATAGGGCTCCACTGGGCCGCCGGCATCGGGTCCCTTGCGGCCGCTGCCCTTTGCATTTTCGCTGTCCCGGTGTGGGGAGGCCAGCTTGCCGGGCCGTTCATTGCCTATGGCTTGCTGTGGGTATCATCAGTGCTGCCCTCGCCGAAGCTGATCCGTGTCCATGATGTCTCCTACGGGTTCTACATTTACGCCTGGCCCGTGCAGCAGCTCCTGGCGCTCTACGGTGTCCATAACCGGGGCATGGCAGTTTACATCCTGGCCTCCGCCGCAGGCACCCTGGTCCTGGCTACGCTCAGCTGGCTGCTGGTGGAGCGGCCCGTCATGCGCGCGGTCCGGCGGCGGCGGAAGGCTTCGACGCCGTCTGCAGTTCCCCCAGCGGCGCCCGCCGAAACGGCGAAGGAACCTGTTTCTGTGCCCGCTGAAACCCCGGCGGAAGCCGGGATCACCACCGCCGGACGGCGCTAG
- a CDS encoding NAD-dependent epimerase/dehydratase family protein produces MTSSTSSTTSPAKRGTVLVTGGAGFIGCAISPALVAAFDRVVAVDSLHPQIHASQSRPEELDPAVELIVRDITEAQTWDDVLPDVAPDVVIHLAAETGTGQSLEESTRHAMANVVGTTQLLDGLNRSGKLPRRIVLTSSRAVYGEGAWKSDADGSLFYPGQRSNEILSRAQWDFPAAQPVAMSAAVVAPAPVSVYGSTKLAQENILESWAKSYGVEAAVLRLQNVYGPGQSLINPYTGIMSLFCRMAKAGKSIPLYEDGEVRRDFVLIDDVAAAVVAAAVAAEAHDGALDIGSGEFQTIRTAAEIISRHYGAPEPHVTGQFRQGDVRHAWADVEPAKAALPWEPRYDLEAGIARLAEWIDGRLPAEANL; encoded by the coding sequence GTGACCTCCTCAACGTCATCAACAACGTCCCCTGCCAAACGAGGTACTGTCCTCGTCACGGGAGGCGCCGGGTTCATCGGATGCGCCATCTCCCCGGCCCTGGTTGCGGCGTTCGACCGAGTGGTAGCTGTGGACAGCCTGCACCCGCAGATCCACGCCTCCCAGTCACGGCCGGAGGAACTCGATCCCGCTGTCGAGCTCATCGTTCGCGATATTACTGAGGCACAAACCTGGGACGACGTACTCCCGGACGTCGCGCCCGACGTCGTAATCCACCTTGCCGCCGAGACCGGAACCGGACAATCGCTGGAGGAATCCACGCGCCACGCCATGGCCAACGTCGTGGGCACCACGCAGCTGCTGGACGGCTTGAACCGAAGCGGCAAACTGCCGCGCCGCATTGTCCTCACCAGCAGCCGGGCTGTATATGGCGAAGGTGCCTGGAAGTCGGATGCGGACGGCTCCCTCTTCTATCCCGGCCAGCGGTCAAATGAGATCCTGTCACGCGCACAGTGGGACTTTCCTGCCGCCCAGCCTGTGGCCATGTCCGCTGCGGTCGTGGCTCCGGCTCCGGTCAGCGTGTACGGCTCCACGAAGCTCGCGCAGGAGAACATCCTCGAGTCCTGGGCCAAGTCCTACGGGGTCGAAGCCGCCGTACTGCGCCTGCAGAACGTCTACGGCCCCGGCCAGTCCCTCATCAACCCGTACACGGGCATCATGTCCCTCTTCTGCCGGATGGCCAAAGCCGGGAAGTCCATCCCCCTGTACGAGGACGGCGAGGTGCGCCGCGATTTCGTATTGATCGACGACGTCGCCGCCGCTGTTGTGGCAGCTGCTGTCGCTGCGGAGGCACATGATGGTGCCCTCGACATCGGCTCAGGAGAATTCCAGACCATCCGGACAGCCGCGGAAATCATCAGCCGCCATTACGGAGCCCCGGAGCCGCACGTCACGGGCCAGTTCCGCCAGGGTGACGTCCGGCATGCATGGGCCGATGTGGAGCCGGCCAAGGCCGCACTGCCGTGGGAACCCCGCTACGATCTTGAAGCGGGCATTGCACGGCTTGCGGAATGGATCGACGGCCGTTTGCCGGCAGAAGCCAATCTCTAG